ACAGCAGGAGAGGTAAATTTAAAAACATTACCAAAAACGAGGTGTATTGTTTCTCGATTAGAAATAGCATCAAAAGATTTTCAAGAAGCATGGGAAAGTAGCTTTGTATGGATGAGTGAACATGGTTATAAAAAAGCAGATCAAGACCCTTTTGAAATTTATTATAACAATCCACAAGAGCATCCAGAAGGAAAGTGTGTTGTAGATATTTGTATACCGGTGGAATAAACTAAAAAGGTCTTTTATAATTTATGAAAGACCTTTTTAGTTAAATTAACTTACTAAAATCAGCAATATTTTTTTTAGCTTCCGAATTAATATCTTCACCATTATCTGTAAACCATGTATGTGTAGCTCCTAGGTAATTCATACTTAAGTAATTTGCACTCTCAATAAAAGGCATTTCAAATCCATTTTTTAAATCGTTGGCGCCAGAGTTACTTATCATAGCCATATTTTTTCCTCGTAATTTTCTGCCTAATTCTTTTTTATAATGCAAAAGGTCAGACATTCTATCAAAAAAAGTTTTTAAAATTCCGCTCATCGCATACCAATACACAGGTGTAGCAAAAACAATGGTATCGTATTTCTCAATAATCATTTCCATTAAAGGGATAAAATCATCACTAGCATTGCTAAAATCATATTCAAAAGAACCAATGTTTTTAGTTTTTAAATCGATAATGTCAAAACGATTATCAGTATTTAAATAGTTAATAATGGTATTTGTATTTCCGTTGCTTTTAGAGCTGGCTTGTATGATAACAGTTTTTTTCATGTGTCATTTTGTTTAGATTATAAACTTCGGAAATTAAATTATAAGTGTATTTAATCTTTGATTGTAAAAATTGATAATTCCCAAGAGAAAATCAATAAGAAAAGGGGATATTTTTTGTATTTTTATACTATTAATTAAGTAATGCAAATGAATATAGACAGCTATAAGTTTTCATCGGGAGAAGTGTTTAGTAATTTTGAGACAAAAGAAGTTGATGAAGACGCTAAAAAGAAGCTTAAAAAACTAAGGAAAGAAATTAGTGGTTTACAAGATACCATGTATGCCGAGGGTAAATACAGTATGCTTATTTGCTTGCAAGGAATGGATACTTCAGGAAAAGATAGTTTAATACGTGAGGTATTTAAAGATGTAAACGCACGTGGTGTAGTAGTGCATAGTTTTAAAGTACCAACAGAATTAGAGCTAAAACACGATTTTTTATGGCGTCATTACATTGCGCTGCCAGCAAAAGGAAAAATAGGTATTTTTAATAGAACGCATTATGAAAATGTATTAGTAACAAGAGTACACCCTGAATATGTTTTTGGAGAAAATATTCCTACAGTTAGAAGTTTAGATGATTTAAATGATGATTTTTACCATGCTAGAATGGATAGAATCAATAAATTTGAAAAGCATATGTCGGATACAGGTACTATTATTTTAAAATTCTTTTTAAACGTATCAAAAGACGAGCAAAAGAATAGGTTATTACGTCGTTTAAATATTCCTGATAAAAATTGGAAATTTTCTTCAGGAGATTTAAAAGAACGTAAACTATGGGATAAATATCAGGAGTGTTATGAAGATTTATTAAATAGAACATCAACAAATCATGCACCTTGGTATGTAGTGCCGGCTGATGATAAACCAACAGCAAGACATATTGTAGCAAAAACAATTAGTGAAGAGTTAAAAAAGTATGGTTTTAAAGAACCATCACTCGCACAAAAAGATTTAGATAAATTAGATGAGTTTAAAGCTCAGTTAAACAACGAATAATTGCAAAAAAACAAATGGAATTAAACTTAACAAAACCAATTATATTTTTCGATTTAGAAACAACAGGAATCAATATAGCAAAAGATAGAGTTGTAGAAATATCAATATTAAAAGTGTTTCCAAACGGAAATAAAGAAAGTAAAACATGGTTGGTAAACCCTGAGGTAAAAATACCAAAAGAATCATCAGAAATTCATGGAATTACAGATGAAAAAGTAGCAAATGAACCTACTTTTAAAGAGTTAGCTGTTAGTATTAATGAAATGATTGCAGGTTGCGATTTGGCAGGGTTTAATTCTAATCGATTTGATATTCCGGTTTTAGCTGAAGAATTAATGCGTGCTGGTATCGATTTTGATATGAATGATCGTAAAGCGGTAGATGTTCAAGTAATTTTTCACAAAAAAGAACAACGTACATTAAGTGCAGGATATCAATTTTATTGTGGAAAAGAATTAATTGGAGCTCACGGTGCAGAAGCAGATACAAATGCTACGTATGAAATTTTATTAGCACAGCTAGATAAGTATACTGATATAGAAAATACTGTTGATGCTTTAAGTGAATATTCAACACACGGTAAAAGAGCAGATTTTGCAGGTTTTATTTTAATGAATGATAAAGATCAAGAAATCTTTTCTTTCGGAAAATATAAAGGACGTACAGTAGAGGAGGTATTTAAAGAAAACCCCGGATATAATGCTTGGATTCAAAATGCAGATTTTCCGTTATATACAAAAAAAGTATTAGGCGAAATTAAAGAACGAATGGCAGTACCTAAAAAGAAAATGACTGATAAAGAAAAGTTACAAGCTTTAC
This genomic stretch from Tenacibaculum sp. Bg11-29 harbors:
- a CDS encoding PPK2 family polyphosphate kinase, coding for MNIDSYKFSSGEVFSNFETKEVDEDAKKKLKKLRKEISGLQDTMYAEGKYSMLICLQGMDTSGKDSLIREVFKDVNARGVVVHSFKVPTELELKHDFLWRHYIALPAKGKIGIFNRTHYENVLVTRVHPEYVFGENIPTVRSLDDLNDDFYHARMDRINKFEKHMSDTGTIILKFFLNVSKDEQKNRLLRRLNIPDKNWKFSSGDLKERKLWDKYQECYEDLLNRTSTNHAPWYVVPADDKPTARHIVAKTISEELKKYGFKEPSLAQKDLDKLDEFKAQLNNE
- a CDS encoding 3'-5' exonuclease; this translates as MELNLTKPIIFFDLETTGINIAKDRVVEISILKVFPNGNKESKTWLVNPEVKIPKESSEIHGITDEKVANEPTFKELAVSINEMIAGCDLAGFNSNRFDIPVLAEELMRAGIDFDMNDRKAVDVQVIFHKKEQRTLSAGYQFYCGKELIGAHGAEADTNATYEILLAQLDKYTDIENTVDALSEYSTHGKRADFAGFILMNDKDQEIFSFGKYKGRTVEEVFKENPGYNAWIQNADFPLYTKKVLGEIKERMAVPKKKMTDKEKLQALQQKFNLR
- a CDS encoding flavodoxin family protein, whose translation is MKKTVIIQASSKSNGNTNTIINYLNTDNRFDIIDLKTKNIGSFEYDFSNASDDFIPLMEMIIEKYDTIVFATPVYWYAMSGILKTFFDRMSDLLHYKKELGRKLRGKNMAMISNSGANDLKNGFEMPFIESANYLSMNYLGATHTWFTDNGEDINSEAKKNIADFSKLI